In Bacillus sp. BGMRC 2118, the following are encoded in one genomic region:
- the pflA gene encoding pyruvate formate lyase-activating protein yields MIGRVHSVETCGTVDGPGLRYIIFLQGCLLRCQFCHNPDTWDIGKGEEMTVDEIIEDVKDYLPYFQSSGGGITVSGGEPLLQIDFLTELFKKCKELGIHTTIDTSGGCYHEHPEFLRKLDILLEVTDLLLLDLKQMNTKEHHELTGMKNDHILAFALYLSKKNVPVWIRHVLVPGRTDDEGDLTTLKQFIDQLNNVQKVEILPYHKLGVYKWNALGLKYPLGNVEPPTEEMVNRAKKILNIM; encoded by the coding sequence ATGATAGGAAGAGTCCATTCAGTTGAAACATGTGGTACAGTAGATGGTCCGGGATTACGCTATATTATATTTCTTCAGGGCTGCTTATTACGATGCCAGTTTTGCCATAATCCTGATACATGGGATATTGGGAAGGGAGAAGAAATGACGGTAGATGAGATTATAGAGGATGTAAAGGATTACCTTCCCTATTTTCAAAGCAGTGGTGGCGGAATAACTGTGTCAGGCGGTGAACCACTTTTACAAATTGACTTTTTGACAGAGCTATTTAAAAAGTGTAAAGAGCTTGGCATTCATACAACCATTGACACGTCTGGTGGCTGTTATCATGAACATCCTGAATTTCTAAGAAAATTAGACATTTTACTCGAAGTAACAGATCTACTATTGCTAGATCTCAAACAAATGAACACGAAAGAGCACCATGAATTAACAGGTATGAAGAACGATCACATCCTAGCGTTCGCTTTATATTTATCAAAGAAAAATGTTCCAGTATGGATCAGACATGTTTTAGTACCTGGAAGAACGGATGACGAAGGGGATTTGACCACTCTTAAGCAATTCATTGACCAGCTGAACAATGTTCAAAAGGTTGAAATACTTCCTTACCATAAGTTAGGTGTGTATAAGTGGAATGCACTAGGACTCAAGTATCCGCTGGGAAATGTTGAACCGCCTACAGAGGAAATGGTAAACCGTGCGAAAAAGATTTTAAATATTATGTAA
- a CDS encoding sigma-70 family RNA polymerase sigma factor: protein MKCNAMNFINRLNKQKEDALEYIIEQFSPLVHAISYKILSPVSKEAVEECVNDVFFTVWTNANQFKGEPGDFKKWIGVITKYKAIDRLRQLEKQKGREHSDEYIEEQQDSNDIQRQLVKKEDRNTLLLALSTLPQIDRDLFIMKYFLHLPTVDIANLMDLSISAVENRLYRGRKKLAQNKQLRERFS, encoded by the coding sequence ATGAAGTGTAATGCTATGAATTTTATCAACCGATTAAACAAGCAAAAAGAAGATGCATTGGAATATATCATTGAGCAATTCTCCCCTCTTGTTCATGCGATTAGTTATAAAATTTTATCGCCTGTCAGCAAAGAAGCAGTAGAGGAATGTGTAAATGATGTGTTTTTTACTGTATGGACTAACGCCAATCAGTTTAAGGGAGAACCGGGAGATTTTAAAAAGTGGATTGGAGTTATTACAAAATACAAAGCCATTGACAGGCTGCGTCAACTTGAAAAACAAAAAGGACGGGAACATAGTGATGAGTATATTGAGGAACAACAAGATTCTAACGATATTCAACGTCAACTAGTCAAAAAGGAAGATCGAAATACCTTGTTGCTTGCTTTAAGTACGTTGCCTCAAATAGATCGGGATCTATTTATTATGAAATACTTTCTACATCTACCAACAGTAGATATTGCAAATTTGATGGATTTATCCATTTCGGCCGTTGAAAACCGCTTATATAGAGGGAGAAAGAAATTAGCTCAAAATAAACAGTTGAGGGAGCGATTTTCATGA
- a CDS encoding AMP-binding protein gives MNSFKKMEEFGNRTAVYAERKYSYSEMVEIADAICGEVGERTLVFCLCSNNKESLFGYVGFIRGGVVPVLLDASIHMDQLRRLINLYKPTYIWASSEHQDLSKIMDSSFVYGDYSLYRCPTFFQHDLHEHLALLLTTSGSTGSPKFVRLSYENIFKNAESIASYLEIKADDKPITTLPMNYSYGLSIINSHFICGATIILTNESIIKKEFWDLCREQRVTTFGGVPFVYEMLDRLKFEELQLPSLKKLTQAGGKLSSTLSAKFAKVCKQKGIQFFTMYGQTEATARMTYLPCEKNLEKVGSIGIAIPGGELYLQDSNGNKITAPNVLGELIYKGANVSLGYAESLFDLSKKDENNGILHTGDMAYYDQDGYFFISGRIKRMIKLYGNRVSLDEVEGFLNENGHDCICDGIDDQMYIYTLKEDSVQIKNLIKEKLNIKGFKIMKIKEFPRNRFGKILYSELRKYG, from the coding sequence ATGAATAGTTTCAAAAAAATGGAGGAGTTTGGGAACCGAACCGCAGTATATGCTGAACGCAAATATTCTTACTCTGAAATGGTAGAGATTGCTGATGCTATCTGTGGTGAAGTAGGTGAAAGAACGCTCGTTTTTTGTTTATGCTCAAATAATAAAGAGTCTTTATTTGGCTATGTGGGCTTTATTAGAGGTGGTGTTGTACCTGTACTTTTGGATGCATCCATCCATATGGATCAGTTGCGCAGATTGATTAACCTTTATAAGCCTACATACATTTGGGCAAGTAGTGAACATCAAGACCTATCAAAAATAATGGATAGTTCATTTGTGTATGGAGATTACTCATTATATAGATGTCCGACATTTTTCCAACATGATCTTCACGAACATCTAGCTCTCCTTTTAACAACCTCTGGAAGTACTGGGAGCCCCAAATTCGTTCGTTTAAGTTATGAAAATATTTTCAAAAACGCAGAATCAATAGCATCGTACCTTGAAATCAAGGCAGACGATAAACCTATAACAACACTTCCGATGAATTACTCCTATGGCCTATCTATCATCAATAGTCATTTCATATGCGGGGCTACAATAATTTTAACCAATGAATCTATCATAAAAAAAGAGTTTTGGGACTTATGTAGAGAGCAAAGAGTAACAACTTTTGGAGGAGTTCCTTTCGTGTACGAGATGCTTGATAGGCTGAAGTTTGAAGAGCTGCAACTTCCGAGTTTAAAAAAACTAACTCAAGCAGGTGGAAAATTAAGCTCTACCCTATCGGCTAAATTTGCTAAAGTTTGTAAACAGAAAGGGATTCAATTTTTCACCATGTATGGTCAAACTGAAGCAACAGCGCGTATGACCTATTTACCATGTGAAAAAAACCTTGAAAAAGTCGGAAGTATTGGTATTGCCATTCCAGGTGGTGAACTTTATCTCCAAGATAGCAATGGTAACAAAATAACTGCACCCAACGTTTTGGGCGAATTGATATACAAAGGAGCAAATGTTTCTTTAGGGTATGCTGAGTCGTTATTCGACCTTTCAAAAAAAGATGAGAACAACGGTATTTTGCATACAGGTGATATGGCTTACTATGATCAGGATGGGTATTTTTTTATATCTGGCCGAATCAAAAGAATGATTAAACTTTATGGCAACCGTGTTAGCCTTGATGAAGTTGAAGGATTTTTAAATGAGAATGGCCATGATTGTATCTGCGATGGGATAGATGACCAAATGTATATTTACACATTAAAAGAAGATTCTGTCCAAATTAAAAATTTAATCAAGGAAAAATTAAACATAAAAGGCTTTAAGATTATGAAGATTAAAGAATTCCCACGTAATCGTTTTGGTAAAATCCTCTATTCTGAGTTGCGGAAATATGGATGA
- the pflB gene encoding formate C-acetyltransferase — MNQWRRFTRGKWQEEIDVRDFIQLNYSLYEGNETFLKQATPETLELWDQIMELTTKEREQGGVLNMDTEIVSTIVSHGPGYLNKHIEKVVGIQTDEPFKRSLQPFGGIRMAIDSCKAYGYEVAPDVKEAFTKYRKTHNQGVFDAYTPEMKLARKAGIITGLPDAYGRGRIIGDYRRVALYGVDKLIQEKEKEKLLSGKTMTEDVIHDREELSEQVRALQELKEMALSYGYDISQPASNAQEAFQWLYFAYLAAIKEQNGAAVSLGRVSTFLDIYIERDLKEGILTEEEAQELVDHFVMKLRLVKFARTPDYNELFSGDPTWVTESIGGVGVDGRALVTKNSFRFLHTLTNLGPAPEPNLTVLWSTKLTEDFKSYCAKMSIQTSSIQYENDDLMRPEYGDDYGIACCVSAMKIGKQMQFFGARANLAKGLLYAINGGLDEKLKIQIAPATAPIQDEYLEYEKVVERFDAVMDWLAELYMNTLNIIHYMHDKYSYERIEMALHDREILRTMACGIAGLSVTADSLSAIKHAKVKVIRDENGIAVDYEIEGDYPKYGNNDDRVDQIAVELVKTFMNKLKKHKTYRQAVPTMSVLTITSNVVYGKKTGNTPDGRKAGEPFAPGANPLHGRDQKGALASLNSVAKIPYEYSLDGVSNTFSIVPKALGKEEELQISNLVGILDGYAMKGGHHLNINVFNRETLLDAMEHPEQYPQLTIRVSGYAVNFIKLTREQQIDVINRTFHESL; from the coding sequence ATGAATCAATGGAGACGCTTTACTCGTGGTAAATGGCAAGAGGAAATAGATGTACGTGACTTTATTCAATTGAACTATTCTCTGTATGAAGGTAATGAAACATTTTTAAAACAGGCAACTCCTGAAACGTTAGAGCTTTGGGATCAAATAATGGAATTAACAACAAAGGAACGTGAGCAAGGCGGCGTTCTGAATATGGATACAGAGATCGTATCAACGATTGTGTCTCACGGACCTGGATATTTAAATAAGCATATAGAAAAAGTCGTAGGGATTCAGACAGATGAGCCGTTCAAACGATCACTTCAACCATTTGGTGGTATTCGAATGGCGATTGACTCTTGTAAAGCATATGGATACGAAGTTGCTCCTGATGTGAAGGAAGCTTTCACAAAGTATCGTAAAACCCATAATCAAGGTGTGTTTGATGCGTATACACCAGAGATGAAGCTTGCTAGAAAAGCGGGAATTATTACGGGACTACCTGATGCTTATGGCCGTGGACGTATTATTGGTGATTACAGACGTGTGGCATTATACGGTGTAGATAAACTGATTCAAGAGAAAGAGAAGGAAAAACTCTTATCTGGGAAGACGATGACAGAAGATGTGATTCATGACCGTGAAGAGTTGTCTGAACAAGTACGTGCACTTCAAGAGTTAAAGGAAATGGCTTTATCATATGGCTATGACATTTCACAGCCTGCATCAAATGCACAGGAAGCGTTTCAATGGTTATACTTTGCTTATTTAGCTGCGATTAAAGAGCAAAATGGTGCAGCCGTGAGTCTCGGTCGTGTTTCTACATTTTTAGATATCTATATTGAACGTGATTTGAAAGAGGGTATCCTGACAGAGGAAGAAGCACAAGAATTAGTCGATCATTTCGTCATGAAGCTTCGACTTGTGAAATTCGCAAGAACCCCCGATTATAATGAGCTATTTAGTGGAGATCCGACTTGGGTAACAGAATCGATTGGTGGTGTAGGTGTCGATGGTAGAGCGCTTGTGACAAAAAACTCCTTCCGATTCCTGCATACATTAACAAATCTAGGACCAGCACCAGAGCCGAATTTAACGGTACTATGGTCTACGAAATTAACGGAAGACTTTAAGAGCTATTGTGCGAAAATGTCAATCCAGACAAGCTCCATTCAATATGAAAATGATGATTTAATGAGACCGGAATATGGAGATGATTATGGAATTGCTTGTTGTGTAAGTGCAATGAAAATTGGAAAGCAAATGCAATTTTTCGGAGCAAGAGCAAATCTTGCGAAAGGCTTATTATATGCCATCAATGGAGGATTGGATGAAAAGCTAAAAATTCAAATTGCACCAGCAACTGCTCCAATTCAAGATGAATATTTAGAGTATGAAAAAGTAGTAGAACGTTTTGATGCTGTGATGGACTGGTTAGCAGAGCTATACATGAATACCTTGAACATCATTCATTACATGCATGATAAGTACAGTTATGAGCGAATTGAGATGGCATTACATGATCGTGAAATATTGCGAACTATGGCGTGTGGAATTGCCGGATTATCTGTTACAGCCGACAGCTTAAGTGCCATTAAGCATGCAAAAGTAAAAGTCATTCGTGATGAAAATGGAATTGCAGTTGATTATGAAATTGAAGGCGATTATCCGAAATACGGTAATAATGATGACAGAGTTGATCAAATTGCAGTCGAGCTAGTAAAAACATTCATGAACAAGCTAAAAAAGCACAAAACGTATCGTCAAGCTGTACCGACAATGTCTGTTCTAACCATTACTAGTAACGTTGTATACGGTAAGAAGACAGGTAACACACCAGATGGAAGAAAAGCAGGAGAACCATTCGCTCCAGGAGCAAATCCACTGCATGGCCGAGATCAGAAGGGAGCACTTGCTTCATTGAACTCAGTTGCCAAAATTCCATATGAGTATTCTCTAGATGGTGTGTCTAATACATTTAGTATTGTCCCTAAAGCATTAGGTAAAGAAGAGGAATTACAAATCAGTAATCTGGTGGGGATTCTAGATGGGTACGCAATGAAAGGCGGTCACCATTTAAATATTAACGTATTTAATCGTGAAACATTGTTAGATGCGATGGAACACCCAGAACAGTATCCGCAATTAACGATTCGTGTATCAGGCTATGCAGTAAACTTTATTAAGCTAACAAGAGAACAACAAATAGACGTTATTAATCGTACGTTTCACGAATCATTATAG
- a CDS encoding acyl carrier protein, giving the protein MRNIEKYKKAFINVLDIEEDDVNEELALGKTSEWDSIGHMALISEIEDVFDVFIDSEWITEFNSYQSGIELLERLGVDFINE; this is encoded by the coding sequence ATGAGAAATATTGAAAAATATAAAAAAGCATTTATCAATGTGCTGGATATAGAAGAAGATGATGTTAATGAAGAATTAGCTCTTGGAAAAACAAGTGAATGGGATTCAATTGGACATATGGCACTCATTTCTGAGATTGAGGATGTTTTTGATGTTTTCATAGATTCAGAATGGATTACAGAGTTCAACTCTTACCAGTCAGGAATTGAGCTATTGGAACGCTTAGGAGTGGACTTTATTAATGAATAG
- a CDS encoding MBOAT family protein gives MLVGISGLLFFLGWFKYFNFVNDSLRAIAKYMDWNYTVPYQEIVLPLAISFYTFQAVSYLVDIYYGKQKAERHYGYFSIYFAFFPQLVAGPIERAKKLLPQFKQEQILDYENLNYGMKRIAWGFFKKTLIADRLAPIVSSVFDSPNPTGSQIVLATILFSLQLFADFSALSDIAIGSARMLGIKLTENFKQPHFAVSISDFWSRWHITLSTWLRDYIFVPLCKGKKKRSEIYVVIVITFLVSGIWHGAAWTFVIWGLIHGFYRVFGDYTKHFRGQIASFIRLDRTPELHKWVKIAITFLLVCFSRVFFRSDSVTHAFENAQLFLTLSSWRFSGIIKAFEIFSLLDLVLFISFFIVVQLFHYIERKNVSAWEFLSQGSVYARFAFYIFIIFSVLVFGVTGKGFIYGGF, from the coding sequence ATGCTAGTTGGTATTTCAGGATTATTGTTTTTTCTCGGTTGGTTTAAATATTTTAATTTTGTAAATGACTCACTTCGAGCGATAGCAAAATACATGGATTGGAATTATACCGTACCATACCAAGAAATTGTCCTGCCTTTAGCTATTTCTTTTTATACCTTTCAGGCAGTAAGTTACCTTGTGGATATCTACTATGGAAAACAAAAGGCAGAAAGACATTACGGCTATTTCTCAATCTATTTTGCTTTTTTTCCACAATTGGTTGCTGGGCCGATTGAACGTGCTAAGAAATTGCTTCCTCAATTTAAACAAGAACAAATCTTAGACTATGAAAATCTAAATTACGGCATGAAACGAATTGCATGGGGTTTTTTTAAGAAGACCTTAATTGCCGATCGGCTAGCTCCTATTGTATCGAGTGTGTTTGATAGTCCGAACCCCACTGGTTCCCAAATTGTACTCGCTACGATTCTATTCTCGCTCCAATTGTTCGCTGATTTTTCAGCACTTAGTGATATAGCCATTGGTTCTGCTAGAATGCTAGGGATTAAGCTGACGGAAAACTTTAAGCAACCTCACTTTGCCGTTTCGATATCTGATTTTTGGAGTAGATGGCATATCACCCTCTCTACTTGGCTAAGGGACTATATCTTTGTTCCTTTATGTAAGGGGAAAAAGAAAAGAAGTGAGATTTATGTAGTTATTGTGATTACCTTTTTAGTCAGCGGTATTTGGCATGGAGCTGCTTGGACCTTTGTTATCTGGGGTCTCATTCATGGATTTTATCGTGTCTTTGGAGATTATACAAAGCATTTTCGTGGACAAATCGCTTCATTTATTCGACTAGATAGAACTCCAGAGCTGCATAAATGGGTGAAAATTGCAATAACTTTCCTGCTTGTTTGCTTTTCAAGAGTGTTTTTTCGGTCTGATTCCGTTACACATGCATTTGAAAACGCTCAGCTTTTTCTAACATTAAGCTCTTGGAGATTCTCGGGGATTATAAAAGCATTTGAAATTTTTTCGTTACTAGATTTAGTGCTTTTTATTTCATTTTTTATTGTTGTACAACTATTTCATTATATTGAAAGAAAAAATGTTTCAGCATGGGAATTTCTATCGCAAGGCTCGGTCTATGCTAGATTTGCCTTTTATATTTTTATTATTTTTTCGGTCCTTGTATTCGGGGTTACGGGTAAGGGGTTTATTTATGGTGGATTTTAA
- a CDS encoding Fe(3+) ABC transporter substrate-binding protein, with amino-acid sequence MKISMKALFVALTTITIIFISGCGHSNENTTEFATGKNGAVNLYTSRHYDTDTEIYKKFEEQTGIKVNVVQGNGSELMERLEREGGATEADVFLTSDAGNLALLKEKGLTQSVTSEVLATNIPEKLRDTDNEWFGLTKRARVIVYAKDRINPADLSTYEALTDAKWQGKVLIRSSENIYNQSLLASFIELNGEEKAKEWAAGVVANMAREPKGGDIDQVKAVVAGEGDIAISNTYYVGRLINSTNPEDVKIAEQVGLFFPNQETTGTHINISGAAVTKHAKNTDQAIKFLEFLSGEEAQAAFAEGNNEYPVNEAVEATETLKSWGEFKEQDINLTILGENNARAIQIFNEVGWK; translated from the coding sequence ATGAAGATATCTATGAAAGCCTTATTCGTTGCTTTAACAACCATTACAATTATTTTTATATCTGGTTGTGGGCATTCAAATGAAAACACAACTGAATTTGCTACTGGGAAAAATGGAGCTGTGAACCTCTATACAAGTAGACATTATGATACAGACACAGAAATTTACAAAAAGTTTGAAGAGCAAACAGGAATTAAAGTAAATGTCGTTCAAGGTAATGGAAGTGAACTAATGGAACGACTTGAGCGAGAAGGCGGAGCAACTGAAGCAGATGTGTTTTTAACATCTGATGCTGGGAATTTAGCTCTTCTAAAGGAGAAGGGGTTAACACAATCCGTTACAAGTGAAGTATTAGCAACAAACATTCCAGAAAAACTACGTGATACTGATAATGAATGGTTTGGATTAACAAAGCGGGCCCGTGTAATCGTATATGCAAAGGATCGTATAAATCCAGCGGACCTATCAACGTATGAAGCATTAACAGATGCTAAATGGCAAGGAAAAGTACTCATTCGTTCTTCAGAGAATATATACAATCAATCATTACTTGCTTCTTTCATTGAATTAAATGGTGAAGAAAAGGCGAAGGAATGGGCAGCTGGTGTAGTAGCGAACATGGCACGAGAGCCCAAAGGTGGAGATATCGATCAGGTGAAAGCAGTAGTTGCAGGTGAAGGAGATATTGCAATTTCTAATACCTATTATGTTGGGAGACTAATAAATTCAACGAACCCAGAAGATGTAAAGATTGCTGAGCAAGTTGGCTTATTTTTTCCTAACCAAGAGACAACGGGAACACACATCAACATAAGTGGGGCTGCAGTCACAAAACATGCCAAAAACACGGATCAGGCTATTAAATTCCTTGAATTCTTATCAGGTGAAGAAGCACAAGCAGCTTTTGCGGAAGGAAATAATGAATATCCGGTGAATGAAGCTGTAGAGGCTACTGAAACATTAAAGTCATGGGGAGAGTTTAAGGAGCAGGACATTAACTTAACAATCCTAGGTGAAAACAATGCACGTGCAATTCAAATTTTCAATGAAGTTGGCTGGAAATAA
- a CDS encoding iron ABC transporter permease has translation MRFVHQVKRQINVWAVLSFLFVLLILLPNLLIGTHFFTTPNENWNHIKDYLLTEIVMNTLVLMSFTGFFTTIIGTSLAWIVTAYQFPFRNFFRWGLILPLAIPPFIGAYTYHGILNYTGIIQSILRNQFNIKVNQDYFNIMTIPGAIFIFTMFLFPYVFVITKSFFQNQSSSIVENARLLGGGPFEIFFRVILPISRAAIVGGVTIVMLEVINDYGVVKYYGIQTFITSIFQTWFAMDDLDSAFKLAGTLMIVVIAVLLLEKFIRGRKRFSYTTTKIRPIQPKEVKGSKAWLLTGYCSSIFTFAFAIPFFQLIHWIFMTYERIVSMKFIELVRNSFFVGSISAVMVVVIGLIIANYTRIHKGIVPKLFSKITVLGYSVPGAIIAIGIITIFIALDQWIYALFSFFGENPFIVFRTSIVMLISAYVIRFLTVGYSSIEAGFEKIGTSFTEASRTLGVSTVKTFFRIDIMMVRGAIVGGFILVFVDILKELPLTLLLQPFNFHTLATKAFQYANDEMMSEAASASMMIILISGISIYFFHKVLDKEGQN, from the coding sequence ATGAGGTTTGTTCATCAAGTGAAGCGGCAAATTAATGTGTGGGCAGTTCTTAGTTTTTTATTTGTTCTGCTTATTTTGTTACCGAATTTATTAATTGGCACACATTTCTTTACAACCCCCAATGAAAACTGGAATCATATAAAAGATTATTTATTAACAGAAATTGTAATGAATACGTTAGTTTTAATGAGCTTTACAGGATTTTTTACAACGATTATTGGGACGAGTCTAGCATGGATTGTCACTGCTTATCAGTTTCCTTTTCGAAATTTTTTTAGATGGGGATTAATCTTACCCTTAGCCATTCCTCCATTTATTGGTGCTTATACGTATCATGGAATCTTAAATTACACAGGAATTATTCAATCCATTTTAAGAAATCAATTTAATATAAAAGTGAACCAGGACTACTTCAATATAATGACAATACCAGGGGCTATATTTATATTCACGATGTTTTTATTCCCTTACGTATTTGTAATTACAAAGAGCTTCTTTCAAAATCAATCTTCTTCTATTGTTGAAAATGCGAGACTTTTAGGTGGGGGACCGTTTGAAATATTTTTTAGGGTAATATTACCGATTTCGAGAGCTGCTATTGTTGGTGGTGTAACGATTGTTATGCTTGAGGTCATTAATGATTATGGTGTCGTTAAATATTATGGAATTCAAACATTTATCACCTCAATTTTTCAAACTTGGTTTGCGATGGATGATCTTGATTCTGCCTTTAAGTTAGCTGGAACCTTGATGATTGTGGTTATAGCCGTTCTCCTCCTAGAGAAATTCATAAGAGGAAGAAAAAGATTTAGTTATACTACTACAAAAATTCGGCCGATACAACCTAAGGAGGTTAAAGGTTCAAAAGCTTGGCTGTTAACTGGTTACTGTTCATCGATTTTCACCTTTGCTTTTGCTATTCCATTCTTCCAACTCATTCATTGGATTTTTATGACCTATGAAAGAATTGTATCCATGAAATTCATTGAGTTAGTAAGGAATTCTTTTTTTGTCGGTTCAATCTCAGCTGTTATGGTTGTTGTAATTGGACTAATTATCGCTAACTATACTCGCATTCACAAGGGGATAGTTCCTAAATTGTTCTCAAAGATAACGGTACTAGGTTATTCTGTTCCAGGAGCTATCATTGCTATAGGAATTATTACAATTTTCATTGCTTTGGATCAATGGATCTACGCACTCTTTTCTTTTTTTGGTGAAAATCCTTTTATTGTTTTCCGAACAAGTATAGTGATGTTAATTTCTGCATATGTCATTCGATTTCTGACAGTTGGTTATAGCTCCATTGAAGCAGGATTTGAGAAAATTGGTACTAGTTTTACTGAAGCTTCGAGAACTTTAGGTGTATCAACTGTAAAAACCTTTTTCCGTATAGATATTATGATGGTACGGGGGGCAATAGTGGGAGGATTTATCCTTGTTTTTGTAGATATTCTAAAAGAACTTCCCCTTACGCTATTATTACAGCCCTTTAATTTTCATACATTAGCAACGAAAGCTTTTCAGTATGCAAATGATGAAATGATGAGTGAAGCGGCCTCTGCTTCGATGATGATTATCCTCATTAGCGGAATAAGTATTTACTTCTTTCATAAAGTACTTGATAAGGAGGGACAAAACTAG
- a CDS encoding ABC transporter ATP-binding protein, which yields MFVDIKNLSYTYKNTNEPTIKDFSMQMNKGDIISILGESGSGKSTILRLIAGLELPMSGSITMNSRTIFDERTYVPPEKREVGMVFQDYALFPHMTVANNIKYGLRKMNKKEKYERIEEMLSLVNLSKYKDRYPYELSGGQQQRVALARALAPAPTLLVFDEPFSNLDTYLQIRIRDELREILKQTGITSIFVTHDQEDAKVLADEIIYLENGKVIWKGTPDELLPYSQGSYLNQMKPEKVYNS from the coding sequence GTGTTTGTAGATATAAAGAACTTATCCTATACGTATAAAAATACGAATGAACCAACCATTAAGGATTTCTCCATGCAAATGAATAAGGGAGACATCATATCGATTCTCGGAGAAAGTGGAAGTGGGAAAAGTACAATCTTACGATTAATTGCAGGGTTAGAACTTCCGATGAGTGGATCAATAACCATGAACAGTCGAACGATTTTTGATGAACGGACGTATGTACCACCTGAAAAAAGAGAAGTAGGTATGGTCTTTCAAGATTATGCACTATTTCCACATATGACAGTTGCAAATAATATTAAGTATGGATTACGAAAGATGAATAAAAAGGAAAAATATGAGAGAATTGAGGAAATGCTGTCTTTAGTAAACCTATCCAAATATAAAGATAGATATCCTTATGAATTAAGTGGAGGGCAGCAACAACGTGTTGCACTTGCAAGAGCATTAGCACCTGCTCCAACTTTATTAGTATTCGATGAACCATTTAGCAATCTTGATACGTATCTTCAGATTAGAATAAGGGATGAGTTAAGAGAGATTTTAAAACAAACAGGGATTACTTCTATTTTTGTTACTCATGATCAAGAAGATGCAAAAGTTCTTGCTGACGAAATAATCTATTTAGAAAATGGAAAGGTGATATGGAAAGGTACTCCTGATGAATTACTTCCCTACTCACAAGGTAGCTATCTAAATCAAATGAAACCAGAAAAGGTGTATAATAGTTAG